TTCTCTCAGTGATTCAAATCGAAAGCAGTATTACCTATTCTTAGCAATTGTCGTAATCTGGAGTGTTTTATAACTGTATGATAAGTTTAGGAATGCAATTACTGACATTCGAAATACATACAGCCTTGTATGTTCTGCTAGCCAGCCGCATGCGCCACTCGGTATCACCTTTGATGTCAAGTTCACGCTTGCCACTGTCAAACGCATTACATACGATATCTTACACCAAAGCTTTATAGATCAATTGCAATGTCAGGTAAGCACGAAATGGTTGGAAGTTTTGTACTGTTGTTAATAGTACTACATTGTAGATGGGTGATGACTAACTATTGAATAGGAAGCGCAGGTTTTGATAGGCACATTACTATCTTCTCGCCAGAGGGGCGATTATATCAGGTTGGTAAGTCTAGAGAATTACTCCATCAAGAGCATCGATACAGCAGAATTAATGTCGTCCATATCGGTCGTTCTGACTTCTCGAATGGCTTTTCTTGCAGAATGGCATAGGTGCTCCTGAATTGGTTAGAAGAGAGTGAATTATATGTGCAGGACTTAACCTTCTGGACATGGATCTAACAAAGCAGAATATGCATTTAAAGCTATCACCTCGGCGAATATCACATCCATTGGTATTCGTGGAAAGGACTGTGCAGTTGTGATCTCGCAAAAAAAGGTTCCTGATAAGCTTCTTGACCCTGAGACTGTGTCATATATTTTCCAGATTTCTCCAGGCATTGGTGCTGTGCTGACTGGTCAGATTGGTAAGTTTTTGTTAGGTGATTTCTGATTTTGTAAGAGTCAATTTCAGAATTCTTGTTCCGAATCTTTTTCTCGATTGTCTTTCCGAAAACTCGCGGATTACATGTCAAGAGAGCTATCCGATAAGATTTCGATGGGAGATTCTGTTCTTGTCACATTACTAACTATTCATAAGCCGATGCAAGAGCAGCCGTTTCTAGAGCTCGAAGTGAAGCCGCTGAGTTCAGATACAAGCACGGATATGAAATGCCTTGTGACGTTCTGGCCAAGCGACTGGCTAATATCAACCAGATTTATACCCAGAGGGCATATATGAGACCATTGGGTGTTGCCATTACCCTGATTTCCGTTGACGACGAATTGGGGCCCTCTCTTTACAAGTGCGACCCCGCTGGATACTTTGTTGGTTACAAGGCTACTTCTACGGGACCCAAACAACAAGAAGCGATGAATTACCTCGAGAAGAaattaaagaaaaaagagcaTGCACCTGGTGACTGGAAGCAGGTTGTTGAGCTAGCCATTACAACCTTGTCAAATGTCCTTGCTGTGGATTTCCGCAAAAATGATATCGAGATTGGTGTGGTGGGTATCGATGGTTCAGACAAGTTTAGAAAACTGACTGTAGACGAGATCGATGAGCGTCTTGTTGCAATTGCTGAGCAAGATTAGATCCTGTTAAAGATATATGTATTTTGCTAGAAATTTGTCTCTACCGGGTGTAGGGCTCAGCCCATGTCCTTTAGTGTTACTTTTGCTACACAGTAAATGCTTCATCTCTATCTTTTCGGGTTGTAGCGAGGTCCCAAATATTCGAGGAATGTACAGTCAGTCATTCGGACCCTGTCGATTCTCCCCTGCATATAATGAAACAGCCGCGCACATGTAATCTAAAGGACATGAGCACGTATCAGTTTAGTCTCAACTCGAACCAGTGTAGTCTTTTGCCTATAGAGAAAGCTCACGTTCATAAATAATCGGATTGGTATGGTGAAATATAATGCCAGCGATGCTTTGGCCCCTATGAGGCTGTTCAAGCAAattctccttcttcaagttatttattatgtGGTGGCTGTGATCTTAATTGCATTTACTTTGATTATTAACGGCGAGCCCTTTTCCATCCGTACCGTGTTTTCCTGGGAACCTGTTCGATTTGATACAACTCTTGGATGGACCTTATCCATGTTATGGCTGTTAGATACCTTCTTCTCAGTTCTTGCCATGACGTATATTGTTGGAAGAAGCAAACTCGCGCTTGATTTTACCCTTACACTCCATGGTATTAATATAATTGTGGCGTGGTTGGTGGCCGGTAGTTTTCCAACCAGTCTGATGTGGTGGGGACTTCAAGGACTTTCGACTTTGCTAATGGTCAGTCTTGGCACCTGGACATCACAGTGGAGAGAGCTCAGTGTCACTTTTTTTGATGTCGAGAGATCTCAAGCTACTAACGGCTCTTATGAAATGATCCCAGTAGCTGCAGCATCTGGTCCAACGGATTCAAATACGTTAACGACGGTTGTTTCTCCTTCTGCTCCGTCGTCTCCTCCTGTTACTACTAATGGATCACAAGCGCTCGACAATGCTGAGATTGCGGAGGCTAATAAGACGGCTGCCGACATTGTTCGCTAACCAGGAATGCAAATTATAGTAATGACCCAAATGACGACTTTAGCatattgttttattttttatttttgtgtAAATAACACATCTTCATATACATATTGTCAAATTGCTGTGCTTGATTCAAGTCATATAAGCTGAATCAGTTTTCTTCTGACTATATTAGGGTCTCTTCTAAGGTCACAGGTAATTTCAAGATTTGGATGCACGAAACTTGATAGGAATAAAAATTTGGCAGAGAAGAACAGGTTTGGTTGTATGGACTGTGGTCCTTGGCGTCACAGATCTATGGTCTAGTTAGCTTGTCCTTGAAGAAAATGTGAGACAGGTAACAATCTTTCTGtcctctctctctctctctctctctctctggTAGTTGAAAGctcttttgaaaaaaatgacaTTGACTCTCCGGTGAGCACGAGATGATCGCAGGCCAGTCTCATCTACATCTCTGATGCAGGGACCAAGCTCAGGGGTACTGACCGCACGGCATGCGGCCCATTAGTCTGGGTAAGGGTGTGTCGGTCCGTTACAacgtcaacaacaacacagGGGAAACAGAGGTGTGGAAAATAACAAGAAACACCGACTGCCACAGTCTATTCCAAGGCGGATTTAAGAGGACTGACCATTTTTACCTCTCGGGATATCTGAGCAAGTGTTCTAACGAACATATCAACGTATCACAGAGAATACCAAGCTAAGATACGAGATTATGccttcatcatcatacCTCCCTTCATACGGGGGTGGAGCGGGAAGACGGAGTTCAGGTTCCTCGTCAATTTCATCATCGGCCTCCagctcagcagcagctaaGAAGGCTTCTGCCGAACGGAACCAGCAAGTTCTTCGTACGCTGTTAAATGACCCTGGTAACAAATTTTGCGGAGATTGCAAGACTTCTGGACACCCTCGCTGGGCCAGCTGGagcattggcattttcTTGTGTATCCGGTATGTTATCCATCTTTCTAAATATTATCTCTGGGTAGTTTTAAGATTGTTAGATTCGTGGACTGTTTGTACTAACGATGCCTATAGTTGTTCAGGAATTCATCGTAGCATGGGAACACATATTAGTAAGGTAAGATCAATTGATTTAGACAGTTGGTCAGACGaacaaattgaaaatatgGTCAAATGGGGAAATAAACGAGCAAACTTGTACTGGGAACACAAGTTACCTGCTAACTATATCCCCGACGATAGTAAAATAGCGAATTTCATACGTACAAAGTACGATTTGAAGAGATGGGTCATGTCCGGTGGTATTCCGGATCCAGCGACCCTGGGTGAACCAGAAGCATCTCAAAACGATAGTACACCACTTTCTGAAGTCAAAAGTCGTCTCACGGGTGATTCAAATTTAAAGCCGGCTGTACCTTCAAAAGTTAACAAGGCTGCTAGTTCGGCCTCCTCTGCTAATCTAATCCCTGACTTGTTAGGTGATCCAGTCGCACCTAGCCCTTCTGTCCAGAGAACCACTGCCAGTTCATCCAATTTTGTAACGGCAAATAAGTCTACTTCCGTGCCGCCTGCTGTACCTGCGAAGAATGATTTACTTGGAGGACTTGGTTTTCCAAGTACTACTCCTGCTCCTGAGGCATCGCCGGTCTCAAGTCCGACTTCAGCCCCAGGACAAACTTCAGGCCCAACACCACCTCAAAAATCTGATAGCTTGTTAGGACTTGATTTTTCAGCACCTAATTCAGGTGCTGCTAGACCTGCTCAGCAAACCAATCAACGGACTACCCAACAGTCAAGGCCAGATCtgaaaaaatcaatctTATCTTTGTatgcatctgctgcttcgcGACCTGCTAATCCTATTGCATCGGTTAATAACACTTCTGCTTTTGACACGCTCACGACACAGACAAGTGGCTTGTCTCTAGGTGGAGCGTCGCAACCCATTAATGCGTTCGGTAATCCAGGATTTGGTGGTTCGGCTAACACGGAAACGTCCGGTTTGAATCTCAATAATTACATGACAAACCCCGGTTCGGGGTCGGCTCCACCGTTTTCTAATctcaacaataacaacagtTCTAGTAATACCGACAAGAGCTCTATTCATGTCAATAATAGCAATAAGACGAATGTCAATCTTTTTGACAACCTCATATCAGGCAGTAGTTCTTCAGCATGGGCTTCCACACCATCTGGACATACTGTCCATGCACGGAAGCCATCAGTAGATGATGAGTGGGCCTCGTTCTCATCAGCCCCTCCAACTAAACCAGTGTCATCCTCCACAGGAGAAGACGATTTGTTTCAGAATGTTTGGAGCTAGATTTCCTGCAAAATAGTAACGATATGATTTAGAGTTAATATAAGCATTTTTGCATGTTCAACAGCGTTACCATGTTACATTATCAGCTACCAAATGTTGTTTATCTTTTATCTGTTATCTTTTTAGTGTCTGTCTTTCTGTCTGAATGCTATTGTAATATCTACAGAGAATTACATacaaatataataattaaaaaacaATGAAAAGTATCTGAGCGCATTATAGCCTCAAGCCTTGGATTTCTTGCCCTTAGCCTTGGGCTTAGTCTTGGTAGCTGCTTTTTGCACAACCGGTGATGACTCGtacttgaaatcaataccTAGATCGGCAAGCTTCTTTGCCTTTTCTTCACGTCTCTTGACTTCTTTCGTCTGTAACTTTTCCCAAGTCTCtttggtcttcttctggtcaTTTCTATGCTTCGAAATCTTAGTCCATGGGATAGATTTAAAAGTCTTGTTAGCTCCATTAAATAGTTCGTCATGAACATTCTCTTGGGGGATGAGTTTAACCTTAAGAATATGTCCAAACAGTAAATAATTATCCATGGTTTCGCTAACAATACGTGCAACCTCGCTAGATTCGAACTCGATAAAAGCAAAATGTTTAGGCTTACCAGTCTTCTTGTTACGAGACAATCTTAATCTGGTAATATCACCGAACTGGCTGAAATATGACTTCATTTGTTCTTCGTAGAAACCATGAGGAATTCTACCTATATATAAAACACCAGGCTTTTCCTTAGATTCTTTAGTAGccttttgtttcttctcagaTAATGCTGTATctattttgttcttgatctcCTTCTCGCTGATGTCGTTGGAAGTTTTCTGAGGTCTAGAAgatttcaagctcttcgtagtttcttcatcctcgtcatctgtACTTTCAAATCCATCAATTTCGTCATCCGATGAAGCAAATCCATCAaactcttcttcctcgtcttctgg
The Sugiyamaella lignohabitans strain CBS 10342 chromosome A, complete sequence genome window above contains:
- the SCL1 gene encoding proteasome core particle subunit alpha 1 (Alpha 1 subunit of the 20S proteasome; involved in the degradation of ubiquitinated substrates; 20S proteasome is the core complex of the 26S proteasome; essential for growth; detected in the mitochondria; GO_component: GO:0005737 - cytoplasm [Evidence IEA,IEA]; GO_component: GO:0005737 - cytoplasm [Evidence IC] [PMID 9087403]; GO_component: GO:0005739 - mitochondrion [Evidence IDA] [PMID 14576278]; GO_component: GO:0005739 - mitochondrion [Evidence IDA] [PMID 16823961]; GO_component: GO:0042175 - nuclear outer membrane-endoplasmic reticulum membrane network [Evidence IC] [PMID 9087403]; GO_component: GO:0005634 - nucleus [Evidence IEA,IEA]; GO_component: GO:0005634 - nucleus [Evidence IC] [PMID 9087403]; GO_component: GO:0000502 - proteasome complex [Evidence IEA]; GO_component: GO:0005839 - proteasome core complex [Evidence IEA]; GO_component: GO:0019773 - proteasome core complex, alpha-subunit complex [Evidence IEA]; GO_component: GO:0019773 - proteasome core complex, alpha-subunit complex [Evidence IDA] [PMID 9087403]; GO_component: GO:0034515 - proteasome storage granule [Evidence IC] [PMID 9087403]; GO_function: GO:0004175 - endopeptidase activity [Evidence IEA]; GO_function: GO:0016787 - hydrolase activity [Evidence IEA]; GO_function: GO:0003674 - molecular_function [Evidence ND]; GO_function: GO:0008233 - peptidase activity [Evidence IEA]; GO_function: GO:0004298 - threonine-type endopeptidase activity [Evidence IEA,IEA]; GO_process: GO:0010499 - proteasomal ubiquitin-independent protein catabolic process [Evidence IDA] [PMID 19162040]; GO_process: GO:0043161 - proteasome-mediated ubiquitin-dependent protein catabolic process [Evidence IDA] [PMID 11545745]; GO_process: GO:0043161 - proteasome-mediated ubiquitin-dependent protein catabolic process [Evidence IDA] [PMID 19029916]; GO_process: GO:0006508 - proteolysis [Evidence IEA]; GO_process: GO:0051603 - proteolysis involved in cellular protein catabolic process [Evidence IEA]; GO_process: GO:0006511 - ubiquitin-dependent protein catabolic process [Evidence IEA]) codes for the protein MPCDVLAKRLANINQIYTQRAYMRPLGVAITLISVDDELGPSLYKCDPAGYFVGYKATSTGPKQQEAMNYLEKKLKKKEHAPGDWKQVVELAITTLSNVLAVDFRKNDIEIGVVGIDGSDKFRKLTVDEIDERLVAIAEQD
- the AGE2 gene encoding Age2p (ADP-ribosylation factor (ARF) GTPase activating protein (GAP) effector; involved in Trans-Golgi-Network (TGN) transport; contains C2C2H2 cysteine/histidine motif; GO_component: GO:0005794 - Golgi apparatus [Evidence IEA,IEA]; GO_component: GO:0030136 - clathrin-coated vesicle [Evidence IDA] [PMID 14562095]; GO_component: GO:0005737 - cytoplasm [Evidence IEA,IEA]; GO_function: GO:0008060 - ARF GTPase activator activity [Evidence IEA]; GO_function: GO:0008060 - ARF GTPase activator activity [Evidence IDA] [PMID 12627398]; GO_function: GO:0008060 - ARF GTPase activator activity [Evidence IGI,ISS] [PMID 9677411]; GO_function: GO:0005096 - GTPase activator activity [Evidence IEA]; GO_function: GO:0046872 - metal ion binding [Evidence IEA]; GO_function: GO:0008270 - zinc ion binding [Evidence IEA]; GO_process: GO:0006888 - ER to Golgi vesicle-mediated transport [Evidence IGI,ISS] [PMID 9677411]; GO_process: GO:0006891 - intra-Golgi vesicle-mediated transport [Evidence IGI,ISS] [PMID 9677411]; GO_process: GO:0043547 - positive regulation of GTPase activity [Evidence IEA,IEA]; GO_process: GO:0032312 - regulation of ARF GTPase activity [Evidence IEA]): MPSSSYLPSYGGGAGRRSSGSSSISSSASSSAAAKKASAERNQQVLRTLLNDPGNKFCGDCKTSGHPRWASWSIGIFLCIRYVIHLSKYYLWVVLRLLDSWTVCTNDAYSCSGIHRSMGTHISKVRSIDLDSWSDEQIENMVKWGNKRANLYWEHKLPANYIPDDSKIANFIRTKYDLKRWVMSGGIPDPATLGEPEASQNDSTPLSEVKSRLTGDSNLKPAVPSKVNKAASSASSANLIPDLLGDPVAPSPSVQRTTASSSNFVTANKSTSVPPAVPAKNDLLGGLGFPSTTPAPEASPVSSPTSAPGQTSGPTPPQKSDSLLGLDFSAPNSGAARPAQQTNQRTTQQSRPDLKKSILSLYASAASRPANPIASVNNTSAFDTLTTQTSGLSLGGASQPINAFGNPGFGGSANTETSGLNLNNYMTNPGSGSAPPFSNLNNNNSSSNTDKSSIHVNNSNKTNVNLFDNLISGSSSSAWASTPSGHTVHARKPSVDDEWASFSSAPPTKPVSSSTGEDDLFQNVWS
- the NOP15 gene encoding Nop15p (Constituent of 66S pre-ribosomal particles; involved in 60S ribosomal subunit biogenesis; localizes to both nucleolus and cytoplasm; GO_component: GO:0005737 - cytoplasm [Evidence IEA,IEA]; GO_component: GO:0005730 - nucleolus [Evidence IEA]; GO_component: GO:0005730 - nucleolus [Evidence IDA] [PMID 11583614]; GO_component: GO:0005634 - nucleus [Evidence IEA]; GO_component: GO:0005634 - nucleus [Evidence IDA] [PMID 10953080]; GO_component: GO:0030687 - preribosome, large subunit precursor [Evidence IDA] [PMID 11583614]; GO_component: GO:0030687 - preribosome, large subunit precursor [Evidence IDA] [PMID 17443350]; GO_component: GO:0030687 - preribosome, large subunit precursor [Evidence IDA] [PMID 23212245]; GO_component: GO:0030529 - ribonucleoprotein complex [Evidence IEA]; GO_function: GO:0003723 - RNA binding [Evidence IEA]; GO_function: GO:0003674 - molecular_function [Evidence ND]; GO_function: GO:0003676 - nucleic acid binding [Evidence IEA]; GO_function: GO:0000166 - nucleotide binding [Evidence IEA]; GO_process: GO:0000915 - actomyosin contractile ring assembly [Evidence IMP] [PMID 14657029]; GO_process: GO:0006364 - rRNA processing [Evidence IEA]; GO_process: GO:0042273 - ribosomal large subunit biogenesis [Evidence IMP,IPI] [PMID 11583614]; GO_process: GO:0042254 - ribosome biogenesis [Evidence IEA]); its protein translation is MVAKTRKATTTEAKSHSKSPIKAQVKSAKVSKSPKVTKKTETADLETEEKQSEKQEPEDEEEEFDGFASSDDEIDGFESTDDEDEETTKSLKSSRPQKTSNDISEKEIKNKIDTALSEKKQKATKESKEKPGVLYIGRIPHGFYEEQMKSYFSQFGDITRLRLSRNKKTGKPKHFAFIEFESSEVARIVSETMDNYLLFGHILKVKLIPQENVHDELFNGANKTFKSIPWTKISKHRNDQKKTKETWEKLQTKEVKRREEKAKKLADLGIDFKYESSPVVQKAATKTKPKAKGKKSKA